GCTTGATGGAGATCTCCCTACTCACAACCCAAGGCTTGGTCTTGCCGTTGATCGGCTCTCCTTTCTCGTTGGTGTCTTCCCCTTCCTTATTGATGAATTTCACCTCGATACCCGCCACGCTGCCGATCAGCACTTTCAGCTGCACGACTCCATCAGGACTCACCCTGGTGGGCCCACTCACACGGGCGAGTGAATAACCCTGATCGGCATACCACTTTTGCAGTTCCTTAATACGCAGCTGCAACTCATTCAGGTTGAGAGTGCGTCCGTAATCAGAACTGAAGGTGTCCTCGATTACCTGAGGCTCAATCTTGTTGTCTTCAGGCTCGAGAACAACCTGAGTCATCACAGGGTTGGGCACCACCTGAACCGCAAGCTGAACACCCAAGGGGCCGTTGACCGGCTCAATGCGCACGTCTGAGAACCATCCGGTGGCGTAAATGGCATCAAGATCAAGCTTCAACTCCTCCCTCGTCACCCGGCTACCGGGGCGTACACGCATGGCGTCGTAAGCAGCAAGTTCGAGACGTTCTTGCTCTGGATGTCCATCGATGCCCTCAATGATCACCTCGGTGATCAGCACCCTGGGCTGTTCAGGCCCTTCGTCAATGGGCTCGGCGACGGGAGTTGCAGCAGGGGCAGGGGTGACCTCGATCTGTTCGACCTCGATCTGCTCTTCCGTTATCTCTGTCTCTACACCATCTGAATCAACCGCTTCCGCCTCTCCATCCACCTGAATGTCTTCAACCTGCGCAGTCTCAATCTCTGTTCCCTCAGGCTCAGCCTGGGCTTGAGCCGGCAGGCCACTAATCAAGGGCAGAGCGAGGGCAAACCCCACTGCACCTCGCCGAACGGCGTTCTTGGTTCGGATGGAGGAGAAAGCGACCATTGGGGAGACGGAAGTCGGCCGATCCGGCCACAAACGTCGCTGAACTTAACTGCAGTTGCGGGGGGTCGGGCAGGCCCCTTGTACCCGTTTGCAGACCTCCCCGTAGGCCTCGATCACTCCACCTAGGTCCTTACGGAATCGGTCCTTGTCGAGGATGCGCTCCTCCGCATCCGTACACGACAGGTCCCAGAGCCGACAGGTGTCAGGGCTGATCTCATCAGCCACAAGCAGCTCACCGGCAGCATTCAGCCCAAGCTCAAGCTTGAAATCCACCAGATTCAAGCCGATTTCCTTGAAGAAAGGAATCAGCACCACATTGACTTTTCTGGCGAGAACCTCGATCCGCTCCCGCAGCTCGCTAGAGACCAGTCCCAGCAATGCCAGGCGAGCATCCGTCAGCAACGGATCACCAAGACCATCATCTTTGTAATACAGATCGAGCAAAGCCGGCTCAAGGACTGTGCCCTGGACAATCGGCGTCTCGCGACAAAGCGAGCCAGTCGCGATGTTGCGCAGCACCACCTCAACTGGAATCACCTCGACGCGCTGGACAACCATCCAAGTCTCCTCAGCGATTCCGCAGTAATGGGTGGGAATTCCCGCCCGCTCCAGCACTTCGAACAAACAGGCTGAAATCCTGCAGTTGAGACGCCCCTTGTCTGCCAGCTGAGCCTTTTTCTGAGCATTGAAAGCAGTGGCATCATTTTTGAACTCCACCAGAACTTGCTGGTCGTCTGAACCGGCATAAATGCGCTTGGCTTTGCCCTCGTAGAGAAGGTCGCCGTGGGGAATGGTCATGGCTGCTCGTTGACGCCGGTCGCGCCGGCTTCAGGTGATGGTGATTCTCCCAGCGCGGCGTGGCCACCCGGTGCCCGTGGAGAACGCAGTTCCTGCTGAAGCTGCTGGTGGTTCTCAAGAGACACTCCTGGCAGATCCTGATCAAGATCCAACAGAGTGAAGCGATCATCCACCCTGGTTGCCAGCCGCCGCAGACGTTCCCGGGGACGATCACCGCTGCCGCCACTGGCAAGCTCAAGCCGCAGCTGCAACCGCAGCAAGTCCTCCGCCTGGTTCCAGGCCTGTTCAGCCGCCGCCTGATCGAGAGCCGCTTCGATCAACGATGCGCTGCGTTCGGACTCCATCACACCCAGCAGTTCAGCCGCGAGACCCAGACGACGTGCCGCAATGACCCCTGTCGTCCGCCCGGCAAGCAAGGTGATCACAGCCTGATCGGGCTGCCCGGAGGCGATCTGCGCTTCGGCCAAAAGATCAAGAGCTGATCGAGTGGTGGGCATTCCTTGCCCATCCAGACCCACCACAAGCTGCTCCGCATCGAGCCTGGTGAGATCTCCTTCCGCCAAACGCAACAGCGCCAGGACAATGCGCTCCTGGTCCAATGCCGCACTGGCAGCCTGCCAGGACAACAGCAACCACTCCCGACGGCGAGGGCCTGGACCGGGTCCGTAGCGACTGAGGACCACCTGTGCGCTATCCGGCGCCTTGCAGGACATCAGAGCCCTGGCATTGGCCATCACCACATCAAACGTCTGCGGGGCTGGCGCAACCAGCATCAGTCGATCACGCAGCAACTGGAGACGTTCATTGGCTCCAAAGCTGGCCGACTGCTCGCAGGCCAGTTTCAGATCAGCAAGACCTCCTTCGATCAGCACAATCTCAAAGGCCTCCTGGGGCATTGGTGCTGCGGATTGGAGCGACACCGAGGAGCCAGGCCCTGCAGAGCCTGGCACCGCCGCCAAGAGAAGTGAAAGAGGCAGAGGGAGCAAACCCATGGGCCGGAAGGCGTTCAACAAAGATGGAACGATCTCTCCGCCATCAACAACAGCGGAGCGACGTTCAAACCTAAGGGCCTTAGCCCGAAACGCTTGCCTCCATGGCCCATTCCAGCTCCCGTCCTCAGACCCTGCCTCCGCTCCGTCATCTGCTGGTGGTGGGTGGTGGTGGCCGTGAACAGGCTTTGGCCTGGGCCTTGCGCCGCTGCCCAGGAGTTGAGGCTGTGTGGGTGACTCCTGGAAATGGAGGAACCGAAGACCTCGACGACTGCAAATCGCTAGCGGTTGGGGAACAGGATGCCGCGGGCCTGATCAAAGCCTGCAGGGAGCAGGCGATCGATCTAGTAGTGATCGGACCGGAAGCACCCCTGGCCGCCGGGGTGGCCGATCGTTTGCGAGAGGCAGGACTCGCGGTGTTTGGCCCCAGCGCCGAAGGAGCCCAACTGGAAGCGAGTAAGGCCTGGGCGAAGGCTTTGATGCACGAAGCCAAAATTCCCACCGCGGGGCACTGGACTGTCGCGAGCGCCAGTGAAGGGCTGGAGCTGCTGGAAGAGCTGCAACGACCCCTGGTGGTGAAAGCCGATGGCTTGGCAGCCGGCAAGGGAGTGACTGTCGCCGAAACCCTCGAAGAAACTGCCGCAGCGATCCGTGAGGCCTTTGCTGGACGCTTCGGCTCCGCAGGCGAGCGGCTGGTTCTGGAAGAACGCCTTCAAGGTCCTGAGGTGTCCGTTTTCGCTTTGTGCGATGGCGATCGCATGGTGCTGTTACCGCCGGCTCAAGACCACAAGCGTCTGCTCGAGGGCGATCGGGGACCGAACACTGG
This genomic window from Synechococcus sp. MIT S9220 contains:
- the purC gene encoding phosphoribosylaminoimidazolesuccinocarboxamide synthase; this encodes MTIPHGDLLYEGKAKRIYAGSDDQQVLVEFKNDATAFNAQKKAQLADKGRLNCRISACLFEVLERAGIPTHYCGIAEETWMVVQRVEVIPVEVVLRNIATGSLCRETPIVQGTVLEPALLDLYYKDDGLGDPLLTDARLALLGLVSSELRERIEVLARKVNVVLIPFFKEIGLNLVDFKLELGLNAAGELLVADEISPDTCRLWDLSCTDAEERILDKDRFRKDLGGVIEAYGEVCKRVQGACPTPRNCS
- the purD gene encoding phosphoribosylamine--glycine ligase produces the protein MAHSSSRPQTLPPLRHLLVVGGGGREQALAWALRRCPGVEAVWVTPGNGGTEDLDDCKSLAVGEQDAAGLIKACREQAIDLVVIGPEAPLAAGVADRLREAGLAVFGPSAEGAQLEASKAWAKALMHEAKIPTAGHWTVASASEGLELLEELQRPLVVKADGLAAGKGVTVAETLEETAAAIREAFAGRFGSAGERLVLEERLQGPEVSVFALCDGDRMVLLPPAQDHKRLLEGDRGPNTGGMGAYAPAPLLDQAGLDQVQQLVLEPTLQALRERGIQYRGVIYAGLMLTQQGPQVIEFNCRFGDPECQTLMPLMGPELAKVLQACACGCLDQAPELSVAKTCSACVVAAAEGYPETPRKGDLIQLQPDPNQQRQLFHAGTRRQDDGQVMTSGGRVLTQVAQAADFDQAFASAYAGLALVRFNGMQFRRDIGHQVRRP